A genome region from Dreissena polymorpha isolate Duluth1 chromosome 16, UMN_Dpol_1.0, whole genome shotgun sequence includes the following:
- the LOC127862819 gene encoding pituitary homeobox 2-like encodes MYQPRFQDETNNTSSRAVRYHPYSMPISRLVVKKVPEIENYEAIGRQKSPVKFIIPFSLESFLSPVSTPDSGIGTTLAYVEERESTASATDCSMTSLDSLSPASVNTGSSTSSPSGSERLSGSTSGSPPKEAESAHTSDKESDGKSQKGARTKYTKEQLKTLMKIFHENPYPDSDMIENIAKDFGVKDTNIKIWFQNKRARWRRRVENMNNSTQSHLLHTTPVPSQIHPYVPMCSNFPGMPLPQNSGYMYHPWMQTGTLSPNNSTQKQMTLNQLTPRQISPTMAPTSFAPYYNIPSPMTTRLYPTHAATYPVMSSPQESITANTNRHLSHSMHGTQNNSLVAAVQSVAAAAAVD; translated from the coding sequence ATGTATCAGCCTCGATTTCAAGACGAGACCAACAACACGAGTTCACGCGCGGTACGCTACCATCCATATAGCATGCCGATCAGCCGATTAGTCGTCAAGAAAGTCCCAGAAATAGAAAATTATGAAGCAATAGGGCGTCAAAAATCTCCGGTTAAGTTCATAATCCCATTCTCTTTAGAGAGTTTCTTATCGCCCGTGTCTACTCCGGATTCCGGAATCGGAACTACACTAGCGTATGTTGAAGAGCGTGAGAGTACAGCAAGCGCAACAGACTGCTCGATGACGTCACTGGATTCTCTGTCACCCGCGTCAGTCAATACTGGAAGCTCAACAAGTTCCCCTTCCGGGTCTGAGCGTTTATCTGGTTCCACCAGCGGATCGCCCCCAAAAGAGGCCGAGTCAGCTCACACTAGCGATAAGGAATCGGACGGGAAGTCTCAAAAAGGTGCGAGAACCAAGTACACGAAGGAGCAGCTGAAGACGCTGATGAAAATCTTCCATGAGAATCCGTACCCTGACTCGGATATGATAGAGAACATTGCCAAGGACTTCGGCGTCAAGGATACCAACATTAAGATCTGGTTCCAGAACAAGCGCGCCAGGTGGCGCAGGCGAGTGGAGAACATGAACAACTCGACTCAGTCACACTTGCTGCATACGACGCCGGTACCATCACAGATACATCCGTACGTACCCATGTGCAGCAACTTTCCAGGCATGCCTTTGCCGCAGAACAGCGGTTATATGTACCATCCTTGGATGCAGACTGGAACATTAAGTCCAAACAACAGCACTCAAAAGCAAATGACGTTGAACCAGCTAACTCCCAGACAGATCTCGCCAACAATGGCTCCAACATCATTCGCTCCGTATTACAACATCCCGTCTCCCATGACAACACGTTTGTACCCGACGCATGCTGCAACATACCCCGTCATGTCGTCACCACAAGAAAGTATAACGGCAAACACGAATCGACATTTATCGCATAGCATGCATGGGACTCAGAACAACTCATTAGTAGCTGCAGTAcaatcagtagcagcagcagcagcagtagactAA
- the LOC127862820 gene encoding pituitary homeobox x-like: MTEQILHTRFTLPTTITKANVLGDDYKTSGGYFPREQDETYHKSSRSVRYHPYNMPTSRSADKAFSKMNFLSDDMDRQGSSVISVFPVPSPELPIGSRNGSLTTTVPERESTPSATDCSMTSLNSLSPASVNTERITSTPSSTARSSGSVSSSPQTDAESECSGDKESDKKSKKPARTNYTKEQLQSLVKFFHENPYPDSEMMENIAKDFGIKDTNIKIWFQNKRARWRRRVENINNSTQSNMMHMTPVPSSIHPYVPMYSNFPSRLSPQNNGYMHYPWMQTVTTSPNNNSMGQHVTFNQLPYRQSTSTASLTPYSSYYQTPSPMTTSWCPTPAARYSVATSSQDAMTSNTYRQFPHMVPGIHFNSYVC, translated from the exons ATGACAGAACAG ATTCTGCACACGAGATTCACTCTACCGACAACAATCACCAAAGCGAACGTGCTTGGTGATGATTACAAAACGTCCGGCGGATATTTCCCTCGAGAACAAGATGAGACGTACCACAAGAGTTCCCGCTCAGTACGCTACCATCCATATAACATGCCGACCAGCCGCTCGGCTGACAAGGCTTTCTCGAAAATGAATTTTCTAAGTGACGACATGGACCGCCAAGGATCTTCCGTTATCTCCGTATTCCCCGTGCCATCGCCTGAGTTGCCGATAGGTTCCAGAAATGGTTCATTAACAACAACCGTTCCAGAGCGTGAGAGTACACCAAGCGCAACAGACTGCTCGATGACGTCACTGAATTCCTTGTCACCCGCGTCAGTGAATACTGAACGTATAACAAGTACCCCGTCCAGTACAGCGCGTTCGTCTGGTTCCGTCAGCAGCTCGCCACAAACGGACGCCGAGTCAGAATGCAGTGGCGATAAGGAATCGGACAAGAAGTCTAAAAAACCTGCGAGAACCAATTACACGAAAGAGCAGCTACAGTCACTGGTGAAATTTTTTCACGAGAATCCGTACCCTGACTCTGAGATGATGGAGAACATTGCCAAGGATTTCGGCATCAAGGATACAAACATCAAGATCTGGTTCCAGAACAAGCGCGCCAGGTGGCGAAGGCGAGTGGAGAACATAAACAACTCGACGCAGTCAAACATGATGCACATGACGCCGGTACCATCCTCAATACATCCATATGTACCCATGTACAGCAACTTTCCAAGCAGGCTTTCACCACAGAACAACGGTTACATGCACTACCCTTGGATGCAGACGGTAACAACAAGTCCGAACAACAACAGCATGGGACAACATGTTACTTTCAACCAGCTACCTTACAGACAGTCGACTTCAACAGCGTCTCTGACACCATACTCTTCGTATTACCAAACCCCGTCTCCCATGACAACCAGTTGGTGCCCCACCCCTGCTGCAAGATATTCAGTGGCAACGTCATCACAGGACGCAATGACGTCCAACACGTACAGGCAGTTTCCGCATATGGTACCTGGGATTCATTTCAATTCTTATGTTTGTTAA
- the LOC127862849 gene encoding uncharacterized protein LOC127862849, protein MSTRSSGFGARRSLSFADLPYVGKRFYVDVRSNAQRTKVIQRIQNLGGHIENFLSKDVDLLVTDAKDRKEQSGAGKNAAKQNLPLSRGHALLLKASAANAGQELSPLNNSSAVLQNAASLDIKTESVSQFLRSTAKHLAKLREDKVADKNDPSNGMAYISWENDKENNPECYLKVEDEEVQYRPLWKQFDVFPVISYSGTDSPFDVGVPLNKKSDNNQAKKKTAGAGALRGGYCESCDHWYKCTLREHINSEKHKEFIMAVENFKTLNDIAEQLPNFSNFVSSFGLQIDYDSEVCNNKNQTYADADMALGNFGERICLQLNISNCCDKTALSNGIENKPMTNLSESGFSMHSSVTENQLSNRQVVVLAHNKMVDSVQELLQGERSMSTEFQINIEGKSGHSASKSRSDHTNRLCFKEISFDNVLDSVLNDSFGKSQDELVDEEVSKLTDACDSRKIVNLGSHQVAASQSSIDETELIQEHSRSHKDIRSSLGTCPTVIFASQGTVASSTVQFGWNPVSVCSNPTRSKPNQTGRNSCTFSSAASFSDVGIHEALNMLNSQRSASRSSQNRELMATRSSVTNTDKFCGSSTHSSVKGQSFTSDQCEKAALAKANLLRNSGIQPSIHTKIISSSQCELSESQTLQFPLTDMIKPLSDSLNRPISTASNTSKGLSDNGSLFGNSMGTIPGGKVYSVSNPDYSNITEESNQGLSNNNSSALESFKSFKLFGKDDNAGNKESLFNTPSKEIMAHIQARIQENNANSGSTIRNWLVPEDNDKMSQNLDTPVNKGNQRKDTLKCGLDRIDQCVDESADNSKVAEWITNHDFYPMINSENSLHCFEESTRVSETNTAATSNESHRYIELRANGFEKSVFNMGDIVHKSCSERNAFSENQSFGTFSESGTSISDCTIDNLKYCPSRVSKSGVGNESSSHVPYDSKMCSAINDDNVSVKSGLSSVVTEKGVRIKGLSNLKTSSRPPSRCSSVTGTADVLISDFRAIEGMKNIENDLKVAIPKPVPLVHNEKAVKTCSQITPTFSDQIPPVVSEQKTKAIGIGHESSNEVTINRMIQSSMQVNDMQPSHQQVYNTVDNNANTMFSSNRLTISGMRSQPLSVLTQFTSPGSFMDLLASPGQMLGRQSGTMVGNLGANTYINPGENMHILPLQQSQNVGNNVFNVSNSASTDFDTRVEFSNQPNVEHRNCKTLSTIKLDDIAESSQSLSSPGVATAKRQRKGSVSRGNSSVKTATKLKSKAKRSENPAPKTTCMSSTIGSGPVVSQNIHSKQLPMLLPKTSELKAAENGSQQVSMGHMLGTISNNLNTFSTANTSLGVYTNQCSAFSQAQSYYSKPTQTQQQNQHNTLSNIQQVPHTMALQYPQQQRPYYPTPPSYQEQYSYGQPLGAGFRKMHHQSIYNYSMANNFSQNITHLNNISHASNISRASNISHPSNISHPSNIFNPSNISYPSNISHPSGVSFHQSLHTNSPHFMLLPLENYYRDQSPHVAYNAVQTGAMKMTFKRVPNQLAEDSDSRNDLTRYWNVKKAGDCRLVLRAGGQEKRKAEEISYSDHAGDLGSYNGSDAEAYTPDTGGKPNAKRRKCLVY, encoded by the exons ATGAGCACAAGATCAAGCGGATTTGGTGCAAGAAGGTCACTCAGTTTTGCCGACTTGCCTTACGTTGGCAAGAGGTTTTACGTCGATGTTCGTTCAAATGCTCAAAGAACAAAGGTTATTCAACGTATACAAAACTTGGGTGGACACATAGAGAACTTCCTTTCAAAGGACGTTGACCTGCTGGTTACTGATGCCAAAGACAGGAAGGAACAATCAGGCGCAGGGAAAAACGCAGCAAAACAAAATCTTCCGTTAAGTAGAG GGCATGCCCTGTTATTGAAGGCGTCTGCAGCCAACGCAGGTCAAGAATTGTCTCCCTTGAACAACTCTTCAGCTGTTCTCCAGAATGCAGCCAGCCTCGATATCAAGACAGAGTCAGTCTCCCAATTCCTAAGAAGCACTGCCAAACACCTGGCTAAGCTGCGTGAGGACAAAGTGGCAGACAAAAATGATCCCAGCAATGGAATGGCATATATCTCATGGGAGAATGACAAGGAGAATAACCCTGAGTGTTACCTCAAAGTGGAGGATGAAGAGGTGCAGTATCGGCCATTGTGGAAACAGTTTGACGTGTTTCCTGTTATTTCGTATTCTGGGACCGATTCGCCTTTTGATGTGGGAGTGCCTTTAAATAAGAAAAGTGACAACAATCAGGCAAAGAAGAAAACTGCTGGAGCTGGTGCTCTTAGGGGTGGCTACTGTGAGTCATGTGATCACTGGTACAAGTGTACTCTGAGAGAGCACATAAACAGCGAGAAACACAAAGAATTCATTATGGCTGTGGAGAACTTTAAAACTTTGAATGATATTGCAGAACAGCTGCCAAACTTCTCAAATTTTGTAAGTAGTTTTGGTCTGCAAATTGACTACGATAGTGAAGTCTGTAACAATAAAAACCAGACTTATGCAGACGCTGATATGGCATTAGGAAACTTTGGAGAAcgaatttgtttacaattaaatatttcaaactgTTGTGATAAAACTGCTCTTTCAAATGGTATCGAGAACAAACCCATGACTAATTTATCTGAAAGCGGCTTTTCCATGCATAGTTCAGTGACAGAAAATCAGTTATCAAATAGACAGGTTGTAGTACTAGCCCATAACAAGATGGTAGACAGTGTACAAGAACTGTTGCAAGGTGAGAGGTCTATGAGtacagaatttcaaataaacatcGAAGGCAAATCTGGACACTCTGCTTCCAAGTCAAGAAGTGATCACACAAATAGGTTATGTTTCAAAGAGATCTCTTTTGACAATGTGCTTGACAGTGTGTTGAACGATTCTTTTGGTAAAAGTCAGGATGAGCTTGTAGACGAAGAAGTGTCAAAGCTAACAGATGCTTGTGACAGCCGCAAAATTGTGAATCTTGGGAGTCATCAAGTTGCTGCTTCACAAAGCAGCATCGATGAAACAGAGCTAATTCAGGAACATTCTAGATCACATAAAGACATTCGCTCAAGTCTTGGAACATGTCCTACTGTAATCTTTGCCAGTCAGGGCACGGTTGCATCTTCCACTGTGCAGTTTGGATGGAATCCAGTCAGTGTTTGCTCTAATCCCACGAGGTCTAAGCCAAATCAAACTGGTAGAAATTCGTGTACATTTTCTTCTGCAGCCTCTTTCAGCGATGTTGGCATACATGAGGCCCTGAACATGTTGAACAGTCAGAGGTCAGCTAGTAGGAGTAGCCAGAACAGAGAGTTGATGGCCACAAGATCGTCTGTGACTAACACAGATAAATTTTGTGGTAGTAGCACCCACTCCAGTGTTAAAGGACAAAGTTTTACCAGTGATCAATGTGAAAAAGCAGCGCTTGCAAAAGCTAATTTATTAAGAAATTCAGGGATTCAACCTAGTATTCATACAAAAATTATATCATCAAGTCAATGTGAACTTTCAGAAAGCCAAACTCTTCAATTTCCATTAACAGACATGATAAAACCCCTCAGTGATAGTCTGAATAGGCCTATAAGCACTGCAAGTAACACATCAAAAGGTTTGTCTGACAATGGAAGTTTGTTTGGGAATAGTATGGGTACAATTCCTGGGGGTAAGGTTTACTCTGTGTCCAACCCTGACTACAGCAATATCACTGAAGAGTCAAACCAGGGCCTCAGCAATAATAACTCTAGTGCATTGGaaagttttaaaagttttaaattgtTCGGAAAAGACGATAATGCAGGAAACAAGGAAAGCTTGTTCAACACCCCTAGCAAAGAGATCATGGCCCATATTCAGGCTAGGATTCAAGAAAATAATGCCAACTCAGGCTCCACTATCAGGAACTGGCTGGTTCCAGAAGATAATGATAAGATGTCCCAGAATCTAGACACACCAGTGAATAAAGGGAACCAAAGGAAGGATACATTAAAATGTGGCTTGGACAGAATTGATCAGTGCGTTGATGAAAGTGCAGATAATTCTAAAGTAGCTGAATGGATAACAAATCATGATTTTTATCCAATGATAAATTCTGAAAACTCTTTGCACTGCTTTGAAGAGTCAACTCGAGTTTCGGAAACAAATACTGCAGCAACAAGCAATGAGAGTCATAGATATATTGAGCTAAGAGCAAATGGTTTTGAAAAAAGTGTGTTCAATATGGGAGATATTGTTCATAAATCATGCAGTGAAAGAAATGCTTTTAGTGAAAATCAGTCATTTGGAACATTTTCAGAAAGTGGAACTAGCATTTCTGATTGCACAATCGACAATCTGAAGTATTGTCCAAGTAGGGTATCCAAATCTGGAGTTGGTAATGAAAGCTCTAGTCATGTTCCATATGACTCAAAAATGTGTTCAGCAATAAATGATGACAATGTGAGTGTGAAAAGTGGCCTGAGCTCTGTTGTCACTGAAAAAGGTGTTAGAATAAAGGGTCTTTCAAATTTAAAAACATCAAGTCGGCCACCTAGCAGGTGTAGTAGTGTGACTGGTACAGCAGATGTACTTATCAGTGACTTTCGAGCTATTGAAGGaatgaaaaatatagaaaacgaTTTGAAAGTTGCAATACCAAAGCCAGTTCCACTTGTTCATAATGAAAAAGCTGTGAAAACATGTTCTCAGATTACACCTACCTTTAGCGATCAAATACCACCAGTGGTAAGTGAGCAGAAGACAAAAGCTATAGGAATAGGCCATGAATCATCCAATGAGGTTACAATCAACCGAATGATACAAAGCAGCATGCAAGTGAATGACATGCAGCCGTCACATCAACAGGTCTACAATACTGTGGATAATAATGCAAATACAATGTTTAGTTCAAATAGACTTACTATCAGTGGGATGAGGTCTCAACCTCTCAGTGTTCTAACCCAGTTCACATCACCAGGATCTTTCATGGACCTTTTGGCATCCCCAGGTCAGATGCTTGGCAGACAATCAGGGACCATGGTTGGAAATTTGGGGGCAAATACATACATAAACCCTGGCGAAAATATGCATATACTACCTTTACAGCAAAGTCAAAATGTTGGAAACAATGTATTCAATGTTTCTAACAGTGCTTCAACAGACTTTGATACTCGTGTAGAATTTTCCAATCAGCCAAATGTTGAACATAGAAACTGCAAGACATTGTCAACAATAAAGCTGGATGACATAGCAGAAAGCAGCCAGTCTTTGTCCAGTCCAGGCGTGGCCACAGCCAAACGGCAGAGAAAAGGGTCAGTCTCTAGGGGTAATTCTTCTGTTAAGACAGCCACAAAGCTTAAGTCAAAGGCAAAAAGATCAGAAAATCCAGCACCCAAGACAACATGCATGTCATCAACGATTGGTTCTGGTCCAGTTGTGTCTCAAAACATCCATAGCAAGCAACTCCCAATGTTATTACCAAAAACAAGTGAACTCAAAGCCGCTGAGAATGGTTCACAACAAGTATCAATGGGGCATATGCTTGGTACAATAAGTAACAATTTAAATACCTTTTCTACAGCAAACACTTCTTTGGGAGTCTACACAAACCAGTGTTCAGCATTCTCCCAGGCTCAATCCTATTATTCTAAACCTACGCAGACTCAACAACAAAACCAGCATAATACTCTGAGTAATATCCAACAAGTGCCACATACAATGGCACTGCAGTATCCCCAGCAACAGCGTCCATattaccccaccccacccagCTATCAAGAACAATATAGTTACGGGCAACCATTGGGAGCGGGTTTTAGGAAAATGCATCATCAGAGTATATACAATTATTCTATGGCAAACAATTTCTCCCAGAAcattacacatttaaacaacatttcaCATGCAAGCAACATTTCACGTGCAAGCAACATTTCACATCCAAGTAACATTTCACATCCAAGTAACATTTTTAATCCTAGTAACATTTCATATCCAAGTAACATTTCACATCCAAGCGGTGTCAGTTTTCATCAGAGCCTCCATACAAACTCCCCTCACTTCATGCTGCTGCCATTAGAAAACTACTATCGGGACCAGAGCCCTCACGTGGCTTACAATGCCGTTCAGACGGGAGCAATGAAGATGACCTTCAAGCGTGTACCAAACCAGCTAGCCGAGGATAGCGACTCCAGAAACGATCTTACACGCTATTGGAACGTGAAGAAGGCCGGTGATTGTCGTCTGGTATTGCGCGCAGGTGGGCAGGAGAAACGGAAGGCAGAGGAGATTTCCTATTCAGACCATGCTGGTGACTTGGGCAGTTATAATGGTAGTGATGCCGAGGCGTATACACCAGACACTGGTGGTAAGCCGAATGCAAAACGACGGAAGTGCCTTGTGTATTAA